One genomic window of Thermococcus indicus includes the following:
- a CDS encoding GTP-binding protein: MPKRVKLGHHYYYIVTVDELNSFRGKNVVIEGTIEDKPLVEFLPMELPSYRTTFKVSGLMVEFSGSPCLGKGEWVKVYGRFLGDCIMASAIETERTLYTTEE, translated from the coding sequence ATGCCCAAGCGGGTCAAACTCGGTCATCATTACTATTACATCGTTACGGTTGATGAGCTGAATTCATTCAGGGGTAAGAACGTCGTCATCGAGGGCACCATCGAGGACAAACCCCTGGTTGAGTTCCTCCCCATGGAGTTGCCTAGTTACCGGACTACCTTTAAAGTTTCTGGCCTCATGGTTGAGTTCTCGGGGAGCCCGTGCCTCGGAAAGGGCGAGTGGGTGAAGGTCTACGGCCGCTTCCTCGGCGACTGCATAATGGCCAGCGCCATCGAAACTGAAAGAACCCTCTACACGACGGAGGAATAA
- a CDS encoding HD domain-containing protein yields the protein MSLIDLFIEAGNLKRLPRTGWLLRGVSNPESIADHSYRVALITLFLADELKAKGVEINVERALKIALLHDLVEARVTDIPLTAQYYLDKDKAEKKAAMELFIKTSNPREYFRLWREYEEGLSLEGRLVKFADKLEMLIQALEYERAGFANLEEFWKAMDSLRESEFYEHFREIVEGLFEMREKVK from the coding sequence ATGTCCCTCATCGACCTTTTTATCGAAGCGGGGAACCTGAAAAGGCTTCCCAGAACGGGCTGGCTCCTCCGCGGCGTTTCAAATCCCGAGAGCATAGCCGACCACAGCTACCGCGTGGCGTTGATAACCCTCTTTCTGGCCGATGAGCTGAAGGCTAAGGGCGTTGAGATAAACGTTGAGCGGGCCCTCAAGATAGCCCTCCTTCATGACCTCGTCGAGGCGAGGGTCACCGACATACCCCTGACGGCGCAGTACTACCTCGACAAGGACAAGGCCGAGAAGAAGGCCGCGATGGAGCTTTTCATCAAAACATCGAATCCGAGGGAGTACTTCCGGCTGTGGAGGGAGTACGAGGAGGGCCTCAGCCTCGAGGGCAGGCTCGTAAAGTTCGCCGACAAGCTGGAGATGCTGATTCAGGCACTCGAATACGAAAGGGCCGGCTTTGCCAACCTCGAGGAGTTCTGGAAGGCCATGGATTCCCTCCGGGAGAGCGAGTTCTATGAGCATTTCAGGGAGATTGTGGAAGGCCTCTTTGAGATGAGGGAAAAAGTTAAATAG
- a CDS encoding Era-like GTP-binding protein produces the protein MIKVAIIGAENAGKSTLMNALIGGKISEVENLPGTTKGTIRRRFGKLKIPKSMKNPLGGADEFVLIDTAGLFDPQRELRGKVLSEERFREIINEIVSSDIIIHMVDATVGLHRGMEKLHHMLKFRYEKPIIVVINKIDLVPPERVEEIKEIIKKRLEQDAIPLSLVTYEGFNDLLERLAYYAQYV, from the coding sequence ATGATAAAGGTTGCGATTATCGGTGCCGAGAACGCCGGCAAGTCAACGCTCATGAACGCCCTCATAGGCGGCAAAATATCGGAGGTGGAGAACCTCCCCGGAACTACCAAGGGGACGATACGGAGACGCTTCGGAAAGCTCAAGATACCGAAGAGCATGAAGAACCCGCTCGGAGGGGCCGACGAGTTCGTCCTCATAGACACCGCCGGCCTCTTCGACCCCCAGAGGGAGCTGAGGGGCAAGGTTCTGAGCGAGGAACGCTTTAGGGAGATAATCAACGAAATAGTCTCCTCGGATATAATCATCCACATGGTCGATGCCACGGTCGGCCTGCACAGGGGCATGGAGAAGCTCCATCACATGCTCAAGTTCCGCTACGAGAAGCCGATAATCGTCGTCATCAACAAGATAGACCTCGTCCCGCCGGAGAGGGTGGAGGAGATAAAGGAGATAATAAAGAAGCGCCTTGAGCAGGATGCAATACCCCTCTCGCTTGTCACCTACGAGGGGTTTAACGACCTGCTCGAGAGGCTGGCGTATTACGCACAGTACGTCTAA
- a CDS encoding secondary thiamine-phosphate synthase enzyme YjbQ has translation MLFEVKVPTTEKFQIIDITDEIQRLVWKSDVTSGIAVVFTSHTTTGLVINENESGLLEDIKAKMKELVPRGAGYVHDRIDSNAHSHLRATLFLNPEVAVPIDNGELLLGTWQRILFIELDGPRHRKVLVKICRC, from the coding sequence ATGCTGTTCGAGGTTAAGGTTCCCACAACGGAGAAGTTCCAGATAATTGACATAACCGACGAGATTCAGCGCCTCGTGTGGAAGAGCGACGTGACCAGCGGCATCGCGGTCGTTTTTACCTCCCACACCACGACGGGACTGGTGATAAACGAAAACGAAAGTGGATTGCTTGAGGACATTAAGGCGAAGATGAAAGAGCTTGTTCCCAGAGGGGCGGGATATGTCCATGACCGCATAGACAGCAACGCCCACTCACACCTGAGGGCAACCCTCTTTCTGAACCCAGAAGTCGCCGTCCCGATAGATAACGGCGAGCTGCTCCTTGGAACCTGGCAGAGAATCCTGTTCATTGAGCTGGACGGCCCGAGGCACAGGAAGGTTCTGGTGAAGATCTGCCGCTGTTAG
- the wtpA gene encoding tungstate ABC transporter substrate-binding protein WtpA has translation MALLVLSVVAAGCINGSGNSELKEATLIVFHAGSLSIPFQQLEKEFSDYAEKNLGYKVTFQDEASGSVKAVRKVTDLGKKADIVAVADYTLIPQLMVPNFTDFYVLFATNEIVIAFTEHSKYAEEMRAHPDKWYEILARDDVSFGFSDPNQDPCGYRSVMVMKLADYYYDKPVFETLVEKNTNIYFNGSVIVAPKDIQIKNDKVVIRPKETDLTALVESGSLDYYFIYKSVAEQHDLSYITLPDEINLKDFNKADFYGKVSIYIGSTGKVIKAKPIVYGVTVPKDAPNRKLAIEFLKYLLGENGRRVFQENHQDFIWPPVAFGSVPDEIKPLVKVEG, from the coding sequence ATGGCTCTCCTCGTGCTATCCGTTGTCGCCGCCGGCTGCATAAACGGCTCCGGAAACTCAGAACTAAAGGAAGCTACCCTCATAGTCTTTCACGCGGGTTCGCTGAGCATACCTTTCCAGCAACTTGAGAAGGAGTTCTCGGATTACGCGGAGAAGAATCTCGGTTACAAGGTGACCTTCCAGGACGAGGCCAGCGGCAGCGTCAAAGCCGTGAGGAAGGTCACTGACCTGGGCAAGAAGGCCGACATAGTGGCGGTCGCCGACTACACGCTGATCCCTCAGCTGATGGTGCCGAACTTTACCGACTTCTACGTCCTCTTCGCCACCAACGAGATCGTCATAGCCTTCACCGAGCACAGCAAGTACGCTGAGGAGATGAGGGCCCATCCGGATAAGTGGTACGAGATACTGGCGAGGGACGATGTTTCCTTCGGCTTCAGCGATCCGAACCAGGACCCCTGCGGTTACAGGAGCGTCATGGTCATGAAGCTGGCGGATTACTACTACGACAAACCGGTATTCGAGACGCTCGTGGAGAAGAACACGAACATATACTTCAACGGAAGCGTGATAGTCGCCCCCAAGGATATCCAGATAAAGAACGACAAGGTTGTAATCAGGCCCAAGGAGACGGACCTTACCGCCCTCGTCGAGAGCGGAAGCCTCGACTACTACTTCATCTACAAGAGCGTTGCCGAGCAGCACGACCTCAGCTACATAACCCTTCCGGATGAGATAAACCTCAAGGACTTCAACAAGGCCGACTTCTACGGGAAGGTGAGCATATACATCGGTTCCACCGGCAAGGTCATCAAGGCCAAGCCCATTGTCTACGGCGTCACCGTTCCCAAGGACGCGCCTAACAGGAAGCTTGCCATCGAGTTCCTCAAGTACCTCCTCGGGGAGAACGGCAGGCGCGTTTTCCAGGAGAACCACCAGGACTTCATCTGGCCGCCGGTTGCCTTCGGCAGCGTCCCGGACGAGATAAAGCCCCTCGTCAAGGTGGAGGGGTGA
- a CDS encoding ATP-binding protein, with the protein MMQQFVDREYEIKALRRAFESDKAEMIVVYGRRRVGKTALILKSVGGFRYLYFLVDERSEGENLAEFRKKVAELLGDDVIGRSDLDWVELFRLLGERGKGVIVIDELPYLVEGNPAFPSLLQKAWDLHLQNSRVKLVLVGSSIGMMERLLGHKSPLYGRRTMQLDVKPLKYWHVGEFLKGYSPEDLLRVYGVTDGIPAYLRQFDERLPFWENVERLFTRKESPLYTEAEFLLRQEFREPARYFSILKAIALGKTSFGEIVNFTGFDRGTVSRYLDNLARIRVIRKVHPAFEPEKRRNLRYEFANNYFRFWFRFVYPNRERIEREFYGEVLEEVKANFDHYMGRVFERTAADFLWIKFAFERGGRWWSKSEEIDFVGVKDGIAYFFEAKWGTLSYREAVGILKNLEEKAENVRTRTEERKLGLVARAVEGRKMLEEKGFIVFEIGDLFSV; encoded by the coding sequence ATGATGCAACAATTTGTGGACAGGGAGTATGAGATTAAAGCCCTGAGGAGGGCGTTTGAGAGCGATAAAGCAGAGATGATAGTGGTTTACGGCAGGAGGAGGGTCGGAAAGACAGCCCTCATCCTGAAGTCCGTCGGGGGGTTCAGGTACCTTTACTTCCTCGTGGACGAGAGGAGCGAGGGGGAGAACCTTGCGGAGTTCCGGAAAAAGGTTGCTGAGCTTCTGGGGGACGATGTAATAGGCCGTTCCGACCTTGATTGGGTCGAGCTGTTCCGCCTCCTTGGGGAGCGAGGAAAGGGGGTCATCGTAATAGACGAACTCCCCTATCTCGTTGAAGGAAATCCCGCTTTTCCGTCTCTTCTCCAGAAAGCGTGGGATTTGCACCTCCAGAACTCAAGGGTTAAGCTCGTGCTCGTGGGTTCCTCGATCGGCATGATGGAGAGGCTCCTCGGCCACAAGAGCCCCCTCTACGGGAGAAGAACAATGCAGCTCGACGTTAAACCCCTGAAGTACTGGCACGTTGGGGAGTTCCTTAAGGGCTATTCCCCGGAGGACCTGCTTAGGGTCTACGGCGTAACCGATGGGATTCCCGCCTACCTGAGGCAGTTTGATGAAAGGTTGCCATTCTGGGAGAACGTCGAGAGGCTGTTCACTCGGAAGGAAAGCCCCCTCTACACCGAGGCGGAGTTCCTCCTCAGGCAGGAGTTCAGGGAGCCGGCGCGCTACTTCTCGATACTAAAAGCTATAGCCTTAGGGAAGACGAGTTTCGGCGAGATAGTGAACTTCACGGGCTTCGACAGGGGAACTGTTTCGCGCTACCTCGACAACCTCGCAAGGATAAGGGTTATACGCAAGGTTCACCCGGCCTTTGAGCCCGAAAAGAGGAGAAACCTCCGTTATGAGTTCGCCAACAACTACTTCCGCTTCTGGTTCCGCTTCGTCTATCCGAACAGGGAGAGGATTGAGCGGGAGTTCTACGGCGAGGTTCTTGAGGAGGTCAAGGCGAACTTCGACCACTACATGGGGCGGGTCTTTGAAAGGACCGCTGCCGACTTCCTCTGGATAAAATTCGCCTTTGAGAGAGGTGGAAGGTGGTGGAGTAAGAGCGAGGAGATCGACTTCGTCGGCGTGAAAGATGGGATAGCTTACTTCTTCGAGGCTAAATGGGGCACTTTGAGCTACCGGGAAGCCGTTGGGATTCTTAAGAATCTAGAGGAGAAGGCGGAGAACGTTAGAACCAGGACGGAGGAGAGAAAACTTGGACTCGTTGCGAGGGCTGTTGAGGGAAGGAAAATGCTCGAGGAAAAGGGTTTTATTGTTTTTGAGATCGGCGACCTGTTCTCCGTATAG